The Camelina sativa cultivar DH55 chromosome 16, Cs, whole genome shotgun sequence sequence ttattttcctgaAACGTCAAATGAGTtgcactattttttttatatactagtGGTACTGGTATGTCACactagtttttaattttacctAATCCactcataaattcataattgtGTGTGTTTGCAGGGGCCGTGGTTCATGCATGTAATAAACAATTGCTTTAGTTTGACTAGTTAACACTTCCATTCGCTCTTTCTTCACATAACACAAAAGCACGTTACGTacgtattctttttttttttttgaatgaatgtaaaattttattcatcaaaaaaaccATTGCTTTACAACAAGTGTAACAGAGCTAAAGATGAAAAGAGGCACATATGAGAGATTACATTATGAGCTGGTTTCAAACCAGTGCGTAAGGATGTCTTCATATTGCCGATTGCCTGAATTCAAGAGGAGAAGGAGCCTATTTCTGATAGTCTTGTCAATTTGTTTCACTAGTCGAGTTGCAGGACTTGGAGCTTCGCCATTTTTGCGATTATTTCTCTCTCGCCAGATTGTGTGGACCGTAGCCTGAAGTGTGTATCGCAAAAATAGCAGGGGAATCCGCGCCATTGTAGAAGCTGAGATGAGGTTTGTGATTTCTTCCCAGTCCGATGTAGCTATGTTCCAAGGAACCCAGAGGATAACTTACACCAAATCTGCTGAGAGTATGGGCATTGGAAGAAGAGATGGTTCCTAGTTTCCAGTGGGTCATTGCATAGGGGGCATGATGAATCACTTGACGAGTTCCATTTCAACATTCGGTCACCTGTTGAAAGTCTATTGAGCATACAGAGCCATGTGATAAAAGCGAACTTTGGGGTAGCCTGGGAGGACCATACCCCCTTCGTCCATGCACATTCCGGTTTTGCTGAACGCAGCTATTGCCAAGTTTCACCAGTCGAGAACCGTGGCTTGAACCCTGTTCTCCATTTCCAGAGGTGCAGATCCTCTATATGCGGTTTCATTTTATCAGTTCTGTGTTGAACCGTATGGTTGGTTATCGATTCGTTGAGGTTACCGTTTCGTATCGTCAGAAGTATGAGCATTTGCTCTGTTCTCAGTGAAGCATCTAGTGAACGATTAATCAATTTTATAAGGCGATCGTCGTCGCTATTGCTTGTTGGTGAAGAAAGATCGTGTTTCTAGGGCTtgctaatatttattttttaaagttatgatctatttgtttatatgttttttttttctgtacgCTTAACGTTTGGTTATGTGGTGTTTCTAGTTTAATGTAAATGGAATTTTATATTAATgctttcataaaattttataagagaaaattatttattattgcaTTATTGGTGAAATATTTAAACGAAAGTTAAATTGTATATCTTGAAAACATAGATAATCACAAGGTAAAGGGATAAAAGTTCAGATCACAAATTTCTTGCAATCtatgaatctatatatatggaTGGACATATGGTGGTTCAAAGTTCTTAGTggctaaaaaaaagttaaacctGATTCTACTCTGCCACTTTTGAATCTTGAAATAATAGTAACATAgtgaaaaataaaggaaaaaagatggctaactaatagttaaataaaaatcactgataattattttcaagatgtaatataaaggtatttgcaaaaatattcttattttataccATTTTGCAAACATACCCTCTATATTGTTTAGCTAAAATcaatttgttgtatgtttatcttttatatattagaagtaaatattgtgaatttatTTTGCTGTTGTATACATGTTATTAAGAGTATGcaaattttatagtaaaaatatctaaaattttatacaacatttATTATACAAACTATAAAGTAAAGAGTTatatactcaatcttttgcatattatttttaaaatgaaagtagttgaatttgattttatgattttgtagtatttaaataatcttattatcaaagatatatatatatatatatagatatcttgaaaatatttattaatgatttataattaataattattttagctttaaaaataaaaattaactaattttagctttaaaaataaaaattaactaattaactaaaaattaaataattaataattattttagctTTATCATGATTCTTTGTCTTTTGTGTGCGTGCGTCAGCAGTACTCTTCACTTCCCAACGAGTTGCTCTACTCATTACGTTCCGTCATATCAATCGTGTCTTCTTCAGCCCACGAAAACATCACCACAAAGGCGCTGCAAATGTATGTGATTGATTTGATAGTTTATGAGGTTTAACTTCTAGTCCAGTTACACATCCGTTGTAGAGGCTCGTTCAGTTAAAGCGGAACTGGAATGAATTTGGATGGGTTTCTAATTAGTTGCTCATGGAGTGTTTACTGTTTAGCGTTAGCCTAGCTTCTGTAGTCTCTCCAACTAATCATGCTATAGTTAATTCTTCATATATATTCCAAATGGGTAtgtagatattttattaatgtcTGCAATAGCttaactaatgaaaaaaaaaaaaagcactctAATTTGTTCTTCATATGTATTCCAAATTATGAAGCAGCTCTCAGTCTCTTATACCTATTTCCTCAGTTTACCATGGTTATGGAGAACGTTAGTGTCTAACCATGGTAACTGTCAACTATTTTATGGCTTTGTGATCTTTTGAACTCTGGATTTGTCCTTatgtttttctatctttttgtgGTATTATTGCTGAATTGTCATGTTGAACGTTTCccattttataaattcaaatttattttcacaaaatCATTATTCATTGTTtggtaaacaaaacaaacaaccggaaaaaaaaaaaagacttggaTTATAACGAGTACAGATGTTGTAATGAAAACACCTGAACTGAGCTAGAAGTGAGTTTAAGGGCCTTTAAGGTCGCCTGGGAAATTTAGAAAAGTCTGGTGGTCGGCGTTGCATATAAGCAGTTCTTCCTTCGGTAGCTTCTTCGGTTCCATAGAATAAGAGTGTCGCATCGCCACCAAGTTCCTGCAGCAAGAAAAGTTTGTAAATCCGTTAAATACTGTATGCTAGTAAATTCTTTAAAACTGAACGGATCCATATTTGTGACTACAGTGAGTTTGGAACTTAGATTGCAAATTTGACTATaggattttgtttctttaaaacgGAAAGAGACTAAGCAAGTTGGTTGAAGGAAGTACCTGAAGTCCAGCATGGCCATCATCAACTGCATTGAGTGCTGCCTTAAGCACTCGGATTGCAGTTGGGCTGTTCCGTAAGATTTCTCTACACCACTTGACTGTTTCTTTCTCCAATTCCTCTAGCTGGGAACAGAAAACAGATCTCAGTGAAGTAATCAAACAATTTACAAGCAAGCAAACAGAGTGATATATCTTGTGAATCTGTGACGACACTACGGGTTTACTAATTAACTTTACCGGAACAACTGTATTGATAAGTCCCATTTTGTCTGCTTCAGAAGCTGTGTAGAACCTTGTCATAAACCACATTTCTCGTGCCTTTTTAGGACCAacctgtttttttgtttcaaacagTTTGATCAGTCcatttttgttagattttagaTGTAGCATCACAGTATTAGTCAGTTATATCAAGCAATTACCAGACGAGACATGATGGAACTTCCATAACCAGCATCAAAACTTCCAACCTGAAGACATGAAATTGGTCCACATAATCAATGGGGATTAGTAATAACTCCAGCTCTTACTTCACTGACACATTCTCGAAACTGAAACAGAGGCCAGAGGGAGAACCTTAGGACCCGTTTGaccaaaaatagcattatcAGCTGCAATGGTAAGATCGCAAACCATGTGCAAGATATGTCCTCCTCCAACAGCATAACCAGCAACCTGACTCAGTCAAAAAGCAAGCAGATCAGCCACAAGAAATGCTCTCTGCCTATGGGCACAGATGCACACAATAACAAAGCTACTCTATCCAGGATCAGCACAAAGATGCATAGAGCAAACTAGCAGTTGTTTGAAGGTGCTTACCATTGCGATAACTGGCTTTGGCAATCTGCGGATTTGAACCTGATTATGAACAGAAAAAGGAAGGTGGGAAATAATACATTAATCCAATAAGGATGAGGAAACCCAAACCTTTTTATCGTTTTGTAGATCAAGGACATACCTGGAGATCAAGAACATTAAGGCGGCCAACATCACTGGGATCAGCATAACCGTCTGGTGTTCTCAACGCCTGATCACCACCACTGCAAAATGCTTTTGTTCCCTAAACCATCAATATTACTATTCAGAACAATAGTTTCAGAAACAAGTATCAAAAACAGAGAACACTATTGAGCTCAGTGTCATCAACTCCAAAAGTAAGATCTAACCTTGGCACTACTGAGACTCAAAGCAAAGGTAATAACTAGACATTGACTTAGTACCATAACATTCACAAATCAACTTTCATAAGGTTCTGCTACATTTCTTACTGTCACATAACATTTAACAAGCAGATATCAACTCAAATGTTAACCACTATCACAAAGGAAAGAAGCACaatatataaagtatttttACCTTGCCGGTGAGTATGATGACTCCTATAGAGCTGTCATCTCTAGCATCATTAAACGCACGCATAAGCTCCTTCACAGTCCGAGGCCGAAACGCGTTCCTTCTCTCTGGCCTGTTTATAGTAATCTACATAAacccacaaaaaaacaaaagaacgaTAAAATTCAAACCTCCTCCACCAAAAACATAACTCCGTGAGGAATTTTATCAAACACTAGTGACTAGACAAGCACAAACCTTTGCGATACCTTCATCAAGGGATTTCTCATAAATAACGTCAACAAACTCCTTATGTTCTTCCCCGTCACCAAAGATTTCAGCTTTTTTCCAAACGACTTCATGGGTCGGAACTTCACCGTGAACCTTATGGAAACTATCATTCATCGACGAAGCAATACAAGGTTCCACTGAGTCAACGCGAGCTGAGCTCAATCCGATAGGACTGAGATGATTGGTAACGACGGACATCCGCCGGCTCGCCGTGCCGAGTTCCTTTGAATCCGCCATTGGTGAGGAAGAAGCGAGACAGAGAAAGATGATAACGATGATGATAATGACCAGAGATTATATAACATGGACTGTGACAATGCATTTTATaattaagagaaagaaaaaaaaaaaggttgaaactttgaaGAATCAGAGGAAGTGGACAGAATTGCTTGGCGCCTCTGTTcctttctatataaaaaaaaaacgtttttgaCGATGAGATAAGATAAGGCAAAACGCAGCAAAACGTGCGTTTCACCTTCACACTTGGACATATATTTAGACTTCTTCATTGGTATAATGTATTATTGTATTGAATTCAACCTAGACGATCTTCAATAAGACAAAATGTTGGTACTGATTCGTTAAAACCCCAAAAACCTGTTTTAATGAAAAAGGAAGAATCTGGAGAGAAGGATTTACACTTCAACAGTAGGAtgaaaaaaaagcaacaaagaaGGAATGATTGGTGTTAGAATCTATTAACTACTAAAACTATAACTAACCGTGTCTATGAATTCTAACTCTAAAGCTACGCAAGATCCTGCTGTGTTCTTTATAAGCCAATACAAGGAGTGATCTGTGCTACCCACTTCACATATCATCTCTGACTTATCGCTTCCGTTTCTGACTCCTTTTCTTTGTAAAGGCAGCAATAGAAGCAGGAATGCCTATGGTTGTTCTGCCTTTCTTACAACCCCATTTCACCGGCAGATCATTGACTATACTGCTGATATCATTTGTTCCGCTTAGTTGCACCAACTGTTTTATCTGATCAAGCATCTGCAGCGTCAATGCCattgagagatccaaggctatTGAGTCATCCATAGGTGTCATCtttatgtttcttattttttcttttaaggaCCGCAAGGACATTGAGTCACCATAGCCTTCACGGTTTTCGCAAATTGTGTTTACCTTTATGATGTGTTTGCATAAGTTCCCTTGCAAAGACCAAGCGCAATCACAGAAGGCAAACTCTGAACCTGGATTCCACACAACCCGTGCTACGTCGCTATCTCTCTGAGACTGAACCTTTGCAACAAGGATGTTGTTTTCATCTAGTGTAACAGCAGAGTCTGGAATCTCCGTCGCTCGGTGCCACGAAGTAGAAGCTATGTATTCTTCTTTAACGTTTTGGAAAGAATCACTTTCATCAGCATACCGATCAAGCCAATAACTAGAATGGAGTTCAGTCGTCAGCTTATGTACCAACCAATCTACTCTCTGAAGGGCACCGAGGTGTGTATCGTCAAACAATTTTACTTTAAGCTTTATATGGTAAGCTTCTATAGCACCACATGCTTCTTGGCTTGCAAGTGGAAGACTTTTTATAGTTGATAGCCACATTCCTGCAAATATTAGAGAACACATAAGGCAAAGACTAAGATTACCAAGACCACTAATTAGCAGCGATCCCAGCGGTtctatataataagataagaaaATGAATAGAATATGAGAAATGTCTAACCTATTTTAGGTAACCAAGTGGATGTGAAATACTGCATGAAGGCGGTTTGATCAACAAAATCGTGAGTTAATCTTTCTAGAGCCTTTGGTGTATCTACTTCATCCCAAATACTGTACACGAGTTCTCCCAAACATTTGAATAACTTTCTTTGAACCTCAATGCCATCGCACTTCTTTACAACATTCCGAAGCCATGATCTACGAACACGCCAGAGAGCAAAAAGGACGGGGCAACAAAATGTATCCCTGGAAAAGTAATAAAACGGAACTGAGTCAGTTTACAAATACACTCTTTATCCAATTATGGAACTCCATATACAGAGTTGAAGCATCATCAATCATGCCTTATGGGATCAATCTCTGTTGCAGCATCATCAATGATAAAGCCGTTGATTTTGAAACCAGGCTCAACACTCTGGGCGCGTTGGAGTAGTATTTTCATCCACTTCTCAACATCAGATTTCAAATAGCTACGAGAGATAATCCAAGCGACGGGGAGAGCATGATGTCTTGAATCAAATACAAGAAGCGTGCACAGAGGATACTGTCATAGTGTTTAAGATATCAGGATTAATCACATAACTCCCGCAAAAACAGACACAGACATAAAACATAAGATCCATCTTACCTTGAGTCTCTTTATCCCAAATGTCGAATCAGCTGCAACGAGACTGCAATGTCCAAAACGCACAAACTGCTGCAACTGCCACTCCGTTTGAATCCCAAGCATGAACTGATCGGTTTCAGAAGATTCCTGATAAAAGAAGATTGATTTCTTGTTGCGCTCAGCCCAAATCTTGATACTAGCTTGATCATCTAAATCCAGCTCATGAGTGGAACGTTTGATAATCATCCCAAGTTTATGAACATACTGAGAGGCAAGACTATTGACAGTTGCATCAGAACCACAATACCTCTGAATCCCTTCAATATGTTTCTCCAAAACGTTCTCTTCAGGAATCCCAAGATAGATCATAGACATAGTCTGCTGCTGAATCTCATTACATATATAAGGAATCTTCTTAGCACCAGGACCAATAGCATCTCTATCAAGAGGTCCATGACAAACAAACCCAGCTTTGTTCACATGTCGTCTCTCATTGTAAATGAGAAGCGCAAGTGAAGGACGAGCATAGAGCCGTTTCA is a genomic window containing:
- the LOC104752723 gene encoding 1,4-dihydroxy-2-naphthoyl-CoA synthase, peroxisomal, producing the protein MADSKELGTASRRMSVVTNHLSPIGLSSARVDSVEPCIASSMNDSFHKVHGEVPTHEVVWKKAEIFGDGEEHKEFVDVIYEKSLDEGIAKITINRPERRNAFRPRTVKELMRAFNDARDDSSIGVIILTGKGTKAFCSGGDQALRTPDGYADPSDVGRLNVLDLQVQIRRLPKPVIAMVAGYAVGGGHILHMVCDLTIAADNAIFGQTGPKVGSFDAGYGSSIMSRLVGPKKAREMWFMTRFYTASEADKMGLINTVVPLEELEKETVKWCREILRNSPTAIRVLKAALNAVDDGHAGLQELGGDATLLFYGTEEATEGRTAYMQRRPPDFSKFPRRP
- the LOC104752724 gene encoding uncharacterized protein LOC104752724, with translation MEIIESLEEIPVQNPQVEDFSWADLTWTKFGTSEHHDEVALVPYARVDEFIIGECSNAECPTRFHIERGRKRSRGSLKEYKSDEYLEYRLYWCSFGPENYGEGGGVLPSRKYRLNTRNRAARPQSMRGCTCHFVVKRLYARPSLALLIYNERRHVNKAGFVCHGPLDRDAIGPGAKKIPYICNEIQQQTMSMIYLGIPEENVLEKHIEGIQRYCGSDATVNSLASQYVHKLGMIIKRSTHELDLDDQASIKIWAERNKKSIFFYQESSETDQFMLGIQTEWQLQQFVRFGHCSLVAADSTFGIKRLKYPLCTLLVFDSRHHALPVAWIISRSYLKSDVEKWMKILLQRAQSVEPGFKINGFIIDDAATEIDPIRDTFCCPVLFALWRVRRSWLRNVVKKCDGIEVQRKLFKCLGELVYSIWDEVDTPKALERLTHDFVDQTAFMQYFTSTWLPKIGMWLSTIKSLPLASQEACGAIEAYHIKLKVKLFDDTHLGALQRVDWLVHKLTTELHSSYWLDRYADESDSFQNVKEEYIASTSWHRATEIPDSAVTLDENNILVAKVQSQRDSDVARVVWNPGSEFAFCDCAWSLQGNLCKHIIKVNTICENREGYGDSMSLRSLKEKIRNIKMTPMDDSIALDLSMALTLQMLDQIKQLVQLSGTNDISSIVNDLPVKWGCKKGRTTIGIPASIAAFTKKRSQKRKR